In Brachybacterium fresconis, the genomic stretch GACCAGCAGCCCGACGATCACCACCAGGATCGGCACGGAGACCCACACCAGCCAGGACAGCCCCGGGTCCTCCTGGATCGCCATCACGATCCCGCCGATCGACATGATCGGCACCATGACCATGACGTTCAGCGTCATCAGCACGAGCATCTGGACCTGCTGGACGTCATTGGTGGCGCGGGTGATCAGGGTGGGGGCGCCGAAGCGGGCCAGCTCCTCGGTGGAGAAGCGGTCCACCCGGGTGTAGATCGAGCGGCGCACGTCCCGGCCCATCCCCATGGAGACGCGCGCTCCGAACCAGACGGCGGTGATCGCGGTGATGACCTGCACCATCGCGACGATCAGCATGACTCCGCCGACGCGCCAGATGTAGTCCGTGTCCCCCGTGGCGACGCCCTGGTCGATGATGTCCGCATTGAGGCTGGGCAGGTACAGGGTGGCCAGCACGGTGGCGAGCTGCAGCACGACCACGGCCGCGATATGCGGGAGATAAGGGCGCACGTGGCGCCGGATGACGGTCCAGAGCATGGAGTTCCTCGGTCAGAGCAGGATGCGGAGGGCACAGGTCGACGACGTCGTCGCGGTCGGCGGCGCTATCGCAGTCGGCGACGGGATCGACAGTAGGAGCGAAGGCGGACAGATCCCGTCCGCAGAGCCGATCGTGGAGCGGGGCGCGGTCGGGTGGCGGGACGCGGTCGGGCAGGGCAGATCTCGGGCGGACCAGGGCTCGGGCAGGGCTCAGGGCGGGCCAGGACACGGGCAGGACGCGCACCGTTGCCCAGGCACGACCACGGCGCTCCATCCTCCCGGATTCAGGACGGATTCGCACCCGACTTTCGGAGGAGGTCCCCTACCCGCGCCGAGCTCTGCGCTCTCGTTTCCACCGGACGATGTGGCAACAGAACCGCAGAACTCGCCCGCCCTTCTGCGCTGCGAAGCACATGATCCACGCGTCGGCGGCTCGGCCGCCCGGGGCAGTGCTGCCGCTGCCGGCACCGTCCATCTCCTGCTCGAACGGCCGGACAGTCAGACCCCGGCGTCCTCCCGCGAGGCGAGCACCAGTCGTTCCACGAGCTCGTCCGGGATCGGTCTGCTCGGGGAGAAGGTGATCCCGGTCTTCGTCGCCTTGAGGCCGGCGGCCGCGATGTCCTCGGCATGCTCGGAGAGGGCGCCCGCCTGGAGATACAGCCCGCACTGCTTGCTGAAGGCCGCATAGCTCGCGACGACCGTGCCGCCGATCCGGAACCCCGGCATGTCGTAGGCCACCATCTCCTCTGCGTCCGGCAGGACGCGGCCGAGAATCCCCCGCAGCCTCTGCAGCGAGGGCTGGAAACGTTCGGGTGCCGCGGCGATGTAGGCGTCGTGGTCGGCTGTCGCCATCATGGAGAGGTCCCACCTTCGGTTCCTGGTTGCGGTCAGCGTCGTCGCTCACCCCTGCCCGAGACTACCGTCCGCCGCCCGGCCCCTTCAGGCGTTCAGACCGCGGGCCCGTCGGCCGTGAGCTCCTCGAGCAGCTCCTGCACCCGGTGATCGATGTCGTCCCGGATCAGGCGCATGCGTTCGGCGCCCTCGATGCCGCGCTCGGAGGGCTCATCGGTGCGCCAGGTGGTGATTGTTCCGGCCATCCCGGGGACCGGCTCGACCACGGCCTCCTGCCCCAGCACCACGACGCGATCGACGCGCACCAGCAGCGAGGGATCGATCAGCTTGGTGGCCCCGGCGGACATGTCCGCGCCGGCCTCGGCGACGACCTCGGCCGACAGAGCATTGATCGATGTGCCGGGCCGGGTCCCGGCCGAGTGCACCTCGACCGTGCCGGCGGCGCGGGCCTCCATCAGGGCGGCGGCCATCTGGGATCTGCCGCCGTTCTTGACGCAGACGAACAGGACGGACGGTACCGAGGACGAACCGGATGCCGCGGACGAGCTGTGGTGCGGGGTCTGGGCGCTCATGCGGGGACCTTCTCTCGGGAACGGGCGGGGACGGTGGGGTCGCCGGGGAACAGGCGTCGGCCCAGCCACAGCGAGACGTAGACCAGACCGACCAGCACGGGGACCTCGATGAGGGGGCCGACGACGCCGGCGAGCGCCTGTCCGGAGCTCACGCCGAAGGTGCCGATGGCGACGGCGATCGCGAGCTCGAAGTTGTTCCCGGAGGCGGTGAAGGCGACGGTGGTGGAGCGGGCGTAGTCCATGCCGACGGCGCGGCTGAGCAGCAGGGATCCCAGGAACATCAGCACGAAGTAGGCCAGCAGCGGCAGGGCGATCCGGGCGACGTCCCCGGGGGCCGACAGGATCGCGTCCCCCTGCAGCGCGAACAGCAGCACGATCGTCAGCAGCAGCCCGTAGAGGGTGAACGGGCCGATGCGCGGCAGGAAGCGCTCCTCGTACCAGGCGCGGCCCTTCGCCCGCTCCCCCAGCACTCGGGTGAGGATGCCGGCCAGCAGCGGGATCCCCAGGAACACCAGAACGCTCAGCACGATCGCGCCGATCGAGAAATCGGCCGAGGTGGTGGACAGCCCGAGCCACGAGGGCAGCGCCTGCAGGTAGAACCAGCCGAGCGCGCCGAAGGCGATCACCTGGAAGACGGAGTTGATCGCCACCAGCACGGCGGCGGCCTCGCGGTCCCCGCAGGCCAGGTCGTTCCAGACCAGCACCATGGCGATGCAGCGGGCCAGGCCCACGATGATCAGCCCGGTGCGATACTCGGGCAGGTCCGCCAGGAAGATCCAGGCCAGGGCGAACATGAGCGCGGGACCGACGATCCAGTTCAGCACCAGCGAGGTGATCATCAGCCGGCGGTCGGCGCTGATCCGGCGGGTCTCGTCGTAGCGCACCTTGGCGAGCACCGGGTACATCATCACCAGCAGCCCCAGGGCGATCGGGAGGGAGACGCCGGCGATGCTCACGGCCTCCAGTGCCGGACCGATGCCGGGGACCAGGCGGCCCAGCAGCAGACCCACCACCATGGCGAGCAGGATCCAGACCGGCAGGAACCGATCCAGGAACGACATCTCCCCGGCGACACCGGTCGGTGCGCCGGGCGCGGTGGTCGTCGTCATGACGGCGCTACCTCTTCCTGTGGACGGACATCGATGCGAACGGTACCCCGCGCCGAGCTCTGCGCTCTCGTTGCCACCGTCGCTCATGGCAACGGCAGTGCAGAGCTCGCATGCAGCGCTCAGCAGACGCAGCGCTCAGCCGACGCAGCGCTCAGCCAGTCACCAGCGCGGCCACGATCGGCAGCACGATCGTCATGACCAGGGCGTTCATCACCATCGCTGCGCTGGACCAGCCTCCCGCGACCGGGGACTCGGCGAGCGCGCGCGAGGTGCCGATGCCGTGGGACGTCATGCCGATGGCGAAGCCGCGGGCCCGCTCGTCGCGCACCCGGGCCAGGTTCAGCAGCGCCGGTCCGAGGGCGGCTCCGAGAACCCCGGAGATCAGGGTCAGCACCACCGCCAGCGGCACGGACGCGCCGAGGGTCTCGGCGATCGACAGGCCCACCGGGGAGGTCACCGATCGTGGCAGCGCGGCGCGCAGCATGTCCTCGCCCGCCCCGAAGGCGGTCATCGCCCCCACGGTGATCGCGATGCTCACGGCACCTCCGACGGCGAGGGTCGCCATCACGGCGAGGGCCGAGGAGCCCAGGGCCCGCCCGTTGCGCAGCAACGGCAGCGCGAGCGCCACCGTGGCCGGGCCCAGCAGCAGTGTCAGCACCGTGACCTGCTCGAGGTACTCGGCGTACGGCAGCCCGGTGAGCTGCAGGACCGCGGCGACGAGGACGATCGTGACCAGCACCGGGGACAGCAGCCCGAGCCGACCGGAACGCTGATGGAGCCACAGCGAGAACAGATAGGCGCTCAGGGTCAGGACCAGACCGAAGGCCGGGAGGTGGATGAGCGTGTTCATGCGCCGGCCCTCCCCGGGTTCCGTCGGCGGTCCTGGCGGCGCAGCAGCGCCTGCAGCAGCCACCCGGCGACCAGCAGGGTCGCCACGAAGGACCCGCCGACGGCGAGCGCGATCGGCAGCGCGTTCTGCGCGAGGGAGTTCATCTCCAGCACGATCCCGACGCCGGGCGGGACGAACAGCAGCTGCAGGTGCGCCAGCAGCGGGGTCGCGGCCGGTTCCGCCACGCGCAGCACCGCCCGTGTGGGGCGCAGCAGGCCCAGCACCACCAGCAGCACGATCCCGAGCACGACCCCGGGAATGGGCAGGCCGAGCAGCTCCGACACGGTCAGGCCCACCATCTGCGCGAGCAGCAGGACCACGAGGCCGAGCAGCACGGGAGGCAGGAGGGCGGCGCGGGACATCGTCGCCAGGGTAGCCCGAGCGGCGTCGCCGGAATCGCGTTGACCACCGCCGACGGGGCACCTCACACTGCCGATATGCCGCTCTCCTTCCCGCTGCTCGGCGACCGCGTGCTGCTGCGCCCGTTCGAGACGGCCGACGTCCCGGCCGCGCACACCGTCTACGGGGACGACGAGGTCATGCGCTTCGTGGGCGAGGGCGGAGCGGTCTCGCCCGAGGTGACCGCGCGGATGGTCGAGGACTATCGCCGCCACCAGGACGAGCACGGCTTCGCCTTCTGGGCCGTGATGGCCCGGGACACCGGCGAGCTGATCGGGGACGCCGGGCTCGAGGTCACCGGGCACGGCGTCGAGCTGGGATACACCCTGTCCCGTCGCTGGTGGGGACGGGGCCTGGCGACGGAGGCGGCGAGCCTGTGCATGGAGGCCGCGGTCGGGCCGCTGGGTCTGGGGCAGGTGGTGGCGCTGGTCGACGACGACAACCCCGCCTCGGCCCGGGTGCTGGAGAAGATCGGCTTCACGGACCAGGGACGCACCACGGCCCACGGTCGTCCGCATCACCACTTCGAGCTCGCAACTTACCAGCCGGTCACCACGGGCGGCTCACCCTTCTGGTCCCCCTGACCAGCAGGAAGGCGGCGCATCGCGTCATGTCGATCGCCGTGTTGCTCACGACACCGAGCGCGGTGCATCACTCACGCCTTGCCGGGCGGGCCTCGACTCTCACAGCGTGGAGCCCGTGGGACGACGACCTGCGATCCAGGCGATCTCTCCCCTGCCCCTCAGGAACTCATCGGAGGAACCCGGGATGACCACCCCCCTGACCACCCCCATCAGCCGACGCACCGCCTTCCGCGGCCTCGGCGTCGCCGGCCTGGCCGCGGCCACCGGTCTGCTCGCCACCAAGAAGGCGAATGCCGCGAGCGATCTCGTGGTCGTCGACCAGATCGGGACCGGCCCGTGGGACGACGAGAACTGTGGCCCGACCTCGGCCGTGATCGCGCTGGTCGCTGCAGGCAAGGCACCGGAGCATTACGTCTCCGGGTCGGAGGGCGCTGCCGTGGGCGGCAACGCCACCGCGGTGAAGAACATGCGCGTCTCCAGCGGCCTGTCCCCCGCGGGCGACCCCGCCGCCAAGAGCGTCGACTACTGGGGCGCCTATCTCAAGGACCTCGAGAAGGGGATCCGCGAGCACGACGGCACGGCCACCCACTCCCAGTACGAGGAGGGCGTGGACGCCGCCGCGAGCGGATCGGTCGTGATCCTGCACGTCCATCACGGAAGACTGATCGACGAGGAGGCGGACTACGGCCACTTCGTCGTCGCCCAGGGCAAGGACTCCGACGGCAACATCCTGGTCTCCGACCCGGGGCGAGCGCAGACCATCGGCATCACCGGGTACTCGCGCCAGCATCTGCTGGATGCCCAGCGGGCCGACGCCACGATCGTCAGCTGACCGGCCCGATCATCCACGGACCGAGCTGGCCTCGTCCGCTCGCAGCTCAGGCGGCCGGGCCGTCGGCTCAGCCGGCCGGGCTCACCGCTCAGCCGTCCGGGCCGTCGGCTCAGCCGGCCGGGGTCGTCACCGGGCCGTGGGACCAGCGCCCACCCTCGCGGACGTATCCGGCACGGACATGGTTGCGGTCCGCCCGGGCCTGCAAGAACTCGAACCGCTCCGGCCGCAGCGCATAGACCTGCCATTCGGGGTTCGGCTGCCCGTCAGAGGTCGGGCGGGCGAGCCAATCACGCTGGGAGACGTCCTCGCCGAGCGCGACCACGGTTCCCGCGATCTGCACCTGGCGTCCGCTCTCGCGCCAGAAGAACGTCATCGCGGCCCGCGGATCCTCCCGCACCTGCTGTGCCTTGCGGGAGGTGTTCCGGGTGGAGACGTGGAAGCCGGCCTCGTCGAGGTCCTTGAGGATCAGGGTGCGGCCGACGGGACTGCCGTCGGCCAGGAGGGTCTGGAAGGTCATCGCGTGCGGCTGCCGGGCGCCACTGGCGATCGCATCCTCGAGCCAGGCCAGGAACAGCTCGGTCGGGTCCTCGGGCAGGGCCTCGAGGTCGAGGTCGGGCATCTCCTCGGGGAAGGCGGGCAGGGTGCGCAGTCGCGCGGCGAGATCGCTCATGGGGGTCATCCTGCCTGCAGCCGGTGGCCGCGTCCAGGAGCGGACGAGGGAGCGGGCCCAGGGGATCAGGGGTCGACGAGGCCGGTGCGGTAGGCGATCACGGTGGCCTGGGTACGGTCGCGGGCCCCGAGCTTGCGCAGCACGGCGGCGACGTGGGTGCGCACGGTCTCGACCCCGACCACGAACTGCGCGGCGATCTCCGCGTTGCTCGCGCCACGGGCCACGGCCTCGAGCACCTCCTGCTCGCGCGGCGTGAGCTGCGGGCCCGTGTACGCGGCGGTGCGGGCGCGAGGACGCAGCAGCGAGCGCACCGCGTCGGGGAACAGCAGGCTGTCGCCGTGGGCGATGGTGCGCACGGCCTGGACCATCTCGACGGCGCTCGCGCGCTTCAGCAGGAACCC encodes the following:
- a CDS encoding iron chaperone, encoding MMATADHDAYIAAAPERFQPSLQRLRGILGRVLPDAEEMVAYDMPGFRIGGTVVASYAAFSKQCGLYLQAGALSEHAEDIAAAGLKATKTGITFSPSRPIPDELVERLVLASREDAGV
- a CDS encoding low molecular weight phosphatase family protein; this encodes MSAQTPHHSSSAASGSSSVPSVLFVCVKNGGRSQMAAALMEARAAGTVEVHSAGTRPGTSINALSAEVVAEAGADMSAGATKLIDPSLLVRVDRVVVLGQEAVVEPVPGMAGTITTWRTDEPSERGIEGAERMRLIRDDIDHRVQELLEELTADGPAV
- the arsB gene encoding ACR3 family arsenite efflux transporter, with translation MTTTTAPGAPTGVAGEMSFLDRFLPVWILLAMVVGLLLGRLVPGIGPALEAVSIAGVSLPIALGLLVMMYPVLAKVRYDETRRISADRRLMITSLVLNWIVGPALMFALAWIFLADLPEYRTGLIIVGLARCIAMVLVWNDLACGDREAAAVLVAINSVFQVIAFGALGWFYLQALPSWLGLSTTSADFSIGAIVLSVLVFLGIPLLAGILTRVLGERAKGRAWYEERFLPRIGPFTLYGLLLTIVLLFALQGDAILSAPGDVARIALPLLAYFVLMFLGSLLLSRAVGMDYARSTTVAFTASGNNFELAIAVAIGTFGVSSGQALAGVVGPLIEVPVLVGLVYVSLWLGRRLFPGDPTVPARSREKVPA
- a CDS encoding LrgB family protein translates to MNTLIHLPAFGLVLTLSAYLFSLWLHQRSGRLGLLSPVLVTIVLVAAVLQLTGLPYAEYLEQVTVLTLLLGPATVALALPLLRNGRALGSSALAVMATLAVGGAVSIAITVGAMTAFGAGEDMLRAALPRSVTSPVGLSIAETLGASVPLAVVLTLISGVLGAALGPALLNLARVRDERARGFAIGMTSHGIGTSRALAESPVAGGWSSAAMVMNALVMTIVLPIVAALVTG
- a CDS encoding CidA/LrgA family protein, whose translation is MSRAALLPPVLLGLVVLLLAQMVGLTVSELLGLPIPGVVLGIVLLVVLGLLRPTRAVLRVAEPAATPLLAHLQLLFVPPGVGIVLEMNSLAQNALPIALAVGGSFVATLLVAGWLLQALLRRQDRRRNPGRAGA
- a CDS encoding GNAT family N-acetyltransferase; this encodes MPLSFPLLGDRVLLRPFETADVPAAHTVYGDDEVMRFVGEGGAVSPEVTARMVEDYRRHQDEHGFAFWAVMARDTGELIGDAGLEVTGHGVELGYTLSRRWWGRGLATEAASLCMEAAVGPLGLGQVVALVDDDNPASARVLEKIGFTDQGRTTAHGRPHHHFELATYQPVTTGGSPFWSP
- a CDS encoding pyridoxine/pyridoxamine 5'-phosphate oxidase, with translation MSDLAARLRTLPAFPEEMPDLDLEALPEDPTELFLAWLEDAIASGARQPHAMTFQTLLADGSPVGRTLILKDLDEAGFHVSTRNTSRKAQQVREDPRAAMTFFWRESGRQVQIAGTVVALGEDVSQRDWLARPTSDGQPNPEWQVYALRPERFEFLQARADRNHVRAGYVREGGRWSHGPVTTPAG